One region of Mycolicibacterium lutetiense genomic DNA includes:
- the fadD12 gene encoding acyl-CoA ligase FadD12 produces the protein MNPLDLLTGPLDRVTDAAGLVTTMRRAGIITAMRPDKYLRIASAMARENMGITSGFAASAQRCPNRPGLVDELGMLTWQQVDQQADALAAGLQALPGGEPKVLGIMARNHRGFVLSLIAANRIGADVLLLNTSFAAPAMAEVVNRESVDAVIYDEEFTGTVDQALADRPGAAQIVAWTDTHTHDVTVAKLVEQHRGQEPRRAGEKARKKSQVILLTSGTTGTPKGAKHSGGGPEVLKAILDRTPWHTEDRVVIVAPMFHAWGFSQLAFAASMACTIVTRRKFDPEATLELVDRHRAKGLCVVPVMFDRIMDLPENVLNRYDGRSLRFAAASGSRMRPDVVTAFMDRFGDIIYNNYNATEAGMIATATPADLRAAPDTAGKPAEGTEIRILDGEFQQVPTGDVGTIYVRNSTQFDGYTGGPTVKGKAFHEGFMSSGDVGYLDEAGRLFVVGRDDEMIVSGGENVYPIEVEKVLAGNPDVAEAAVIGVDDEKYGQRLAAFVKLSGAATADDLKAYVRENLANYKVPREITVLDELPRNSTGKIDRRQLQEMVNG, from the coding sequence GTGAATCCGCTTGATCTGCTGACGGGGCCGCTGGACCGGGTCACCGACGCGGCCGGCCTCGTCACCACGATGCGCCGGGCCGGAATCATCACGGCGATGCGCCCGGACAAGTACCTGCGCATCGCTTCGGCGATGGCCCGCGAAAACATGGGCATCACTTCGGGTTTCGCGGCCTCAGCCCAGCGTTGCCCGAACCGGCCCGGCCTGGTCGACGAGCTCGGCATGCTGACCTGGCAGCAGGTCGACCAACAGGCCGACGCCCTGGCCGCCGGGCTGCAGGCGCTGCCCGGTGGTGAACCCAAGGTGCTCGGCATCATGGCCCGCAATCACCGTGGCTTCGTGCTGTCGCTGATCGCCGCCAACCGCATCGGCGCCGACGTGCTGCTGCTCAACACGTCCTTCGCCGCACCGGCCATGGCCGAGGTGGTCAACCGCGAGTCCGTGGACGCCGTCATCTACGACGAGGAATTCACCGGCACCGTCGATCAAGCACTTGCCGACCGGCCCGGCGCCGCACAGATCGTGGCCTGGACCGACACCCACACCCACGACGTGACCGTCGCCAAGCTCGTCGAGCAGCACCGCGGCCAGGAACCGCGGCGCGCGGGTGAGAAGGCGCGCAAGAAAAGTCAGGTGATCCTGCTGACCTCGGGCACCACCGGAACTCCTAAGGGCGCCAAGCATTCCGGTGGCGGGCCCGAGGTACTCAAGGCGATCCTGGATCGCACCCCGTGGCACACCGAAGATCGGGTCGTGATCGTGGCGCCGATGTTCCACGCCTGGGGATTCTCCCAGCTGGCGTTCGCGGCGTCGATGGCCTGCACCATCGTCACCCGGCGCAAGTTCGATCCCGAAGCCACGCTCGAGCTCGTCGACCGGCACCGGGCCAAGGGCCTGTGCGTGGTGCCGGTGATGTTCGACCGGATCATGGACCTGCCCGAGAACGTGCTGAATCGCTACGACGGCCGTTCGTTGCGGTTCGCCGCGGCGTCGGGATCGCGGATGCGTCCCGACGTCGTCACCGCCTTCATGGACCGGTTCGGCGACATCATCTACAACAACTACAACGCCACCGAGGCCGGCATGATCGCCACCGCGACCCCGGCCGACCTGCGCGCCGCACCCGATACCGCCGGTAAACCCGCCGAGGGCACCGAGATCCGGATTCTCGACGGTGAATTCCAGCAGGTTCCCACCGGAGACGTGGGCACCATCTACGTCCGCAACTCGACGCAGTTCGACGGTTACACCGGGGGCCCCACCGTCAAGGGCAAAGCCTTCCACGAGGGCTTCATGTCCTCGGGCGATGTCGGTTACCTCGATGAGGCGGGCCGACTCTTCGTGGTGGGCCGCGACGACGAGATGATCGTCTCCGGCGGTGAGAACGTGTACCCGATCGAGGTGGAAAAGGTCCTGGCCGGCAATCCCGATGTCGCCGAGGCTGCGGTCATCGGCGTCGACGATGAGAAGTACGGTCAGCGACTCGCGGCGTTCGTGAAGCTCTCCGGTGCCGCCACGGCCGACGACCTCAAGGCATACGTTCGGGAGAACCTCGCCAATTACAAAGTGCCGCGGGAGATCACCGTGCTCGACGAGCTACCGCGCAACAGCACCGGCAAGATCGACCGCCGCCAACTCCAGGAGATGGTGAATGGCTGA
- a CDS encoding alpha/beta hydrolase, with the protein MADRHPGLRRRLLAAAAELLNAANAVKPLGRRGYSTVQSFAFGWPTSENAPLVITVSVLDALRRGIRGDYRSAGGRISLLLKAISWGLLVLVHRRGVQSRPYFENPVHEALGDEYPSSLRPLRRGEVYSTSMSRRRYARKTIHYGPHRANLADIWMRPDLPRDGKAPVLVQIPGGAWMIGMRRPQSYPLMSHLAEQGWICVSIGYRISPRHPWPNHIIDVKQALAWVKANIAEYGGDPDTVCITGGSAGGHLTALAALTPNDPKWQPGFEDADTSVAAAVPVYGRYDWFSTTGPGRKEFMEILQRLIVKAPLATNDQVYRDASPITLVHPDAPPFFVLHGTNDSLIPVVEGRDFVAALRKVSKSPVIYAEIPHAQHAFDFFGSPRGHYTADAVSEFLTWARARAQLTADSAAGR; encoded by the coding sequence ATGGCTGACCGCCATCCTGGACTAAGAAGGCGGCTGTTGGCTGCCGCCGCCGAGTTGCTCAACGCTGCCAACGCAGTGAAACCGCTGGGGCGCAGGGGTTACAGCACCGTCCAGTCTTTCGCGTTCGGCTGGCCGACCTCGGAGAACGCCCCCCTGGTGATCACCGTCTCGGTGCTCGATGCGCTGCGCCGCGGTATCCGGGGCGACTACCGCTCCGCGGGCGGCCGAATCTCGTTGCTGCTCAAGGCGATTTCCTGGGGACTGCTGGTGCTGGTGCACCGGCGCGGTGTGCAATCACGGCCCTACTTCGAGAATCCGGTACACGAGGCCCTCGGCGACGAATACCCGTCGTCGCTGCGGCCCCTGCGTCGCGGCGAGGTGTACTCCACGTCGATGAGCCGGCGCCGCTACGCCCGTAAGACCATCCACTACGGCCCGCACCGGGCCAACCTCGCCGATATCTGGATGCGCCCCGACCTGCCGCGGGACGGCAAGGCACCGGTGCTGGTACAGATCCCGGGCGGCGCCTGGATGATCGGCATGCGCCGGCCGCAGTCGTATCCGCTGATGAGCCACCTGGCCGAGCAGGGCTGGATCTGCGTGTCGATCGGCTACCGGATCAGCCCGCGCCACCCGTGGCCCAATCACATCATCGATGTGAAACAGGCCCTGGCCTGGGTGAAGGCCAACATCGCCGAGTACGGCGGCGACCCGGACACGGTGTGCATCACCGGTGGATCGGCGGGCGGGCATCTGACCGCACTCGCCGCGCTCACACCCAACGACCCCAAGTGGCAGCCGGGATTCGAGGACGCCGACACCTCGGTGGCCGCCGCGGTACCGGTCTACGGCCGCTACGACTGGTTCAGCACCACCGGTCCCGGGCGCAAAGAATTCATGGAGATCCTGCAGCGGCTGATCGTCAAGGCGCCGCTGGCCACCAATGACCAGGTGTACCGGGACGCCTCGCCGATCACCCTGGTGCACCCCGATGCACCCCCGTTCTTCGTGCTGCACGGGACCAACGACTCACTCATCCCGGTGGTCGAGGGTCGTGATTTCGTCGCAGCGTTGCGGAAGGTCTCCAAGTCCCCGGTCATCTACGCCGAGATCCCGCACGCCCAGCACGCATTCGATTTCTTCGGCTCACCCCGCGGCCACTACACCGCCGATGCCGTCTCGGAGTTTCTGACCTGGGCAAGGGCCCGAGCCCAGCTCACCGCGGACTCCGCTGCCGGCCGGTAA
- a CDS encoding FAD-binding oxidoreductase translates to MSAPDTEIATLAADLPDGAVVTDPAVIEGYRRDAALDPEAGVPRAVVRATGTEDVQTVLRWASAHHVAVVPRGAGSGLAGGANGVDGGIILSTERMRQIRIDTANRTAVVQPGLLNSEVKRAAAEHGLWYPPDPGSVEISSIGGNAATNAGGLCCVKYGVTSDYVLGMEVVLADGTAVRLGGPRLKDVAGLSLTKLFVGSEGILGVITELTLRLIPAQPPASTVVAVFASVEDAADAVVAITAKVRPAMLELMDHATINAVEDYRRMGLDRSAQALLLIQSDAPGAAAEEIAHIVEACEKSGATEVYATDDPEEGAALTAARRLVGLALMQLGTFYLEDVTVPIPDLPALVAGIKRIADDCDVLICVVAHAGDGNTHPVVVFDAEDPDMSERARQAFARVMELAIAMGGTITGEHGVGRLKRDWLPLQLGDDVMALTRRIKDALDPLGILSPGSVLR, encoded by the coding sequence ATGTCCGCACCGGACACCGAGATCGCCACCCTCGCCGCTGACCTGCCCGACGGCGCGGTAGTCACCGACCCTGCCGTGATCGAGGGATATCGCCGCGACGCCGCTCTCGATCCCGAGGCGGGCGTGCCGCGAGCCGTGGTGCGGGCCACCGGCACCGAGGACGTGCAGACCGTACTGCGGTGGGCGAGCGCGCACCACGTCGCCGTAGTGCCCAGGGGCGCGGGATCGGGGCTCGCCGGTGGCGCCAACGGCGTCGACGGCGGCATCATCCTCAGCACCGAACGGATGCGGCAGATCCGCATCGACACCGCGAACCGCACCGCCGTGGTGCAACCCGGCCTGCTGAACTCCGAGGTGAAGCGGGCCGCCGCCGAGCACGGCCTGTGGTACCCGCCGGATCCCGGTTCAGTCGAGATCTCCTCGATAGGCGGGAACGCGGCGACCAATGCGGGCGGACTGTGCTGTGTGAAGTACGGGGTCACCAGTGACTACGTGCTCGGCATGGAGGTGGTGCTGGCCGACGGCACCGCAGTCCGGCTGGGCGGCCCGCGACTGAAAGATGTCGCCGGCCTGTCGCTCACCAAGTTGTTCGTCGGCTCTGAAGGCATCCTCGGGGTGATCACCGAACTCACACTGCGGCTGATCCCGGCCCAGCCTCCGGCGTCGACCGTGGTGGCGGTGTTCGCCTCGGTGGAGGACGCCGCGGACGCGGTCGTGGCGATCACGGCCAAAGTCCGGCCGGCCATGTTGGAGTTGATGGACCACGCCACCATCAACGCGGTCGAGGACTACCGCCGGATGGGCCTGGACCGCTCGGCACAGGCATTGCTGCTGATCCAGTCGGATGCACCGGGCGCGGCAGCCGAGGAGATCGCCCACATCGTCGAGGCCTGCGAAAAATCCGGGGCCACCGAGGTTTACGCGACCGACGACCCCGAGGAAGGGGCAGCCTTGACAGCGGCCCGGCGACTCGTGGGCCTGGCCCTGATGCAGCTGGGCACGTTCTATCTCGAGGACGTGACGGTGCCGATACCCGACCTGCCGGCATTGGTGGCCGGGATCAAACGCATCGCCGATGACTGCGACGTGCTGATCTGCGTCGTCGCCCATGCCGGCGACGGGAACACCCACCCGGTGGTGGTGTTCGATGCCGAGGATCCGGACATGAGCGAGCGGGCCCGCCAGGCATTCGCCCGGGTCATGGAGTTGGCGATCGCCATGGGCGGCACCATCACCGGCGAACACGGCGTCGGCCGCCTCAAGAGGGATTGGCTGCCACTACAACTCGGCGACGATGTGATGGCGTTGACCCGTCGCATCAAGGACGCCCTCGACCCGCTCGGCATCCTCAGTCCGGGCTCGGTGCTGCGCTGA
- a CDS encoding nitric oxide reductase activation protein NorD codes for MSTGRPEPHDFRFLAGFLAGRPVDVAVARADELAYTDGQVVFVSANADPDRQRREVLVQSALLGAGSLDGHYVKRLRARPLPARRYLALEGHRVLAELGPRISLAAAVGTASAAQSASSEESLQIALGRAKLDAPPDWFGTIKPSKLSRGRGRGRGESGSRATDTDVRMDAEHTSEMDEDDDDDGPAEKSWILKLFEVPIGTQTPAKFLRTLFGGSRSSGSEGAGGELGVGSIRRTSHAGVNARPVPTPIHFTGAEKPGAAIAVGGAMYPEWDVFGDRYRENWCRVIDFPITAAVDVSAVGVTRDPVLRRRLARVGLGPKVLRARADGDDVDNEALIDLFVDLRSGYSPPEHVYTERRKLARNLGVLILVDASGSATDADGDGLAVHDHQRRAAATLGVTLEELGDRVAVYGFRSQGRLAVHLLAIKTFGERFGVAGRARLSQLQPFGYTRLGAGIRGAGEILKTQAGTPNRLLVVLSDGYPYDDGYEGRYAQADAAKALEELRADGVACLCLSIGADADADALDQVFGAASHASAATLAELSPRMDELFLSALQELAAPRGR; via the coding sequence GTGAGCACCGGTCGCCCGGAACCACACGACTTCCGGTTTCTGGCCGGTTTCCTCGCCGGGCGGCCCGTCGACGTCGCGGTGGCCCGCGCGGACGAGTTGGCGTACACCGATGGGCAGGTCGTCTTTGTGTCGGCAAACGCCGATCCGGACCGGCAGCGACGCGAAGTGCTGGTCCAGAGCGCACTTCTCGGAGCCGGAAGCCTCGACGGTCACTACGTCAAGCGACTGCGGGCGCGCCCCCTGCCTGCCCGCCGCTACCTGGCGCTCGAAGGCCACCGGGTCCTGGCCGAACTCGGTCCGCGGATTTCTCTGGCGGCAGCGGTCGGCACGGCCTCCGCTGCGCAGTCGGCGAGTTCCGAGGAGTCGTTGCAGATCGCCTTGGGCAGAGCAAAACTCGACGCACCACCGGATTGGTTCGGGACGATCAAACCGTCCAAACTGAGCCGCGGCCGCGGCCGTGGCCGCGGCGAGTCGGGGTCGCGGGCCACCGACACCGACGTCCGGATGGACGCCGAGCACACGTCCGAGATGGACGAGGACGATGACGACGACGGACCGGCAGAGAAGAGCTGGATCCTCAAACTGTTCGAGGTTCCCATCGGCACGCAGACGCCCGCGAAATTCCTGCGCACGCTGTTCGGCGGCTCCCGCTCGTCCGGAAGCGAGGGCGCCGGAGGGGAATTGGGAGTCGGCTCGATCCGACGGACGTCGCACGCCGGCGTGAATGCGCGGCCGGTACCCACCCCGATCCACTTCACCGGCGCCGAGAAGCCTGGTGCGGCAATCGCAGTCGGTGGCGCCATGTATCCGGAATGGGACGTCTTCGGTGACCGGTATCGCGAGAATTGGTGCCGCGTCATCGATTTTCCGATCACCGCCGCGGTGGACGTCTCAGCCGTTGGTGTGACACGTGACCCGGTGCTGCGACGCAGACTGGCCCGAGTCGGCCTCGGCCCCAAAGTGTTGCGTGCCCGCGCCGACGGCGACGACGTGGACAACGAGGCCTTGATCGACCTGTTCGTCGATCTGCGCTCCGGCTATTCACCACCGGAGCACGTGTACACGGAGCGGCGCAAGCTCGCCCGCAACCTCGGTGTGCTCATCCTCGTCGACGCCTCCGGATCGGCGACCGATGCCGACGGCGACGGCCTCGCCGTCCACGATCACCAACGCCGCGCGGCCGCAACGCTCGGCGTGACGCTCGAGGAACTCGGAGACCGCGTCGCCGTCTACGGGTTTCGCTCACAGGGTCGGCTTGCGGTGCACCTGCTTGCGATCAAGACATTCGGGGAACGCTTCGGAGTTGCCGGTCGGGCCCGCCTGAGTCAGCTGCAGCCGTTCGGCTACACCCGGCTCGGCGCCGGTATCCGCGGCGCCGGTGAGATCCTCAAAACCCAAGCGGGAACGCCGAACCGGCTCTTGGTCGTGCTCTCGGACGGCTATCCCTACGATGACGGCTATGAGGGTCGCTACGCCCAGGCCGACGCCGCCAAGGCCCTCGAGGAACTCCGCGCCGACGGGGTGGCCTGCCTGTGTCTGTCCATCGGTGCGGATGCTGACGCCGACGCACTCGATCAGGTCTTCGGCGCGGCCAGCCATGCCAGTGCGGCGACGCTGGCCGAATTGAGTCCGCGGATGGATGAGTTGTTCTTGTCGGCCTTGCAAGAACTGGCCGCACCCAGGGGGCGGTGA